The Nitrospira sp. CR1.1 genome has a segment encoding these proteins:
- the lepB gene encoding signal peptidase I encodes MMTLAFTFSIHADTVLVPEAYGRTDTVTAIPDRVSEVFHELARRDLASGALTEALDNSIDVADLSTMLQIKAGLANTLTTLELKRIKQSLLKAIKYMLVDLAPSGFLETRLATHYESSFSRNDAQKIIDRYHDVRDRPEKARLHTARLIFWEKAGQDLTTEARSWSQSFHIPSGAMLPTLMPGDHVLVNKRAYSDTTPQRGDVIVFRYPEDESKLFVKRIVGLPGDIVELRNQSMYLNGVPFAERYIQHTDNNILADNPRDNLHAATVPPNAYFVLGDNRESSLDSRFWGYVAKDKVLGKAESIYFSIDRPSLTIRWERLDLPV; translated from the coding sequence ATGATGACCTTGGCATTCACGTTTTCGATTCATGCCGATACCGTCCTTGTGCCTGAGGCGTACGGCCGCACAGATACAGTCACTGCTATACCGGATCGTGTATCGGAGGTGTTTCACGAATTGGCTCGACGCGACCTTGCGAGTGGAGCGCTGACGGAGGCTCTCGACAACTCAATCGACGTCGCGGACCTCAGCACGATGCTGCAAATAAAAGCGGGCCTCGCGAACACGTTGACCACTCTCGAACTCAAACGCATCAAGCAATCCTTGCTGAAGGCGATCAAATACATGTTGGTCGATCTGGCGCCGTCAGGCTTCTTGGAGACTCGATTAGCCACACACTATGAATCGTCCTTCAGCAGAAATGACGCGCAGAAGATCATCGACCGCTATCATGACGTAAGGGATCGACCAGAAAAGGCGAGATTGCACACCGCTCGTTTAATATTCTGGGAGAAGGCTGGTCAAGACCTGACGACTGAGGCCCGATCCTGGTCGCAAAGCTTTCACATTCCAAGCGGAGCCATGCTCCCCACTTTGATGCCGGGGGACCATGTCCTTGTCAACAAACGAGCCTATTCGGATACCACGCCACAGCGTGGTGACGTCATCGTGTTTAGATATCCTGAGGACGAATCAAAACTCTTCGTCAAACGAATCGTCGGACTTCCTGGTGACATCGTGGAGCTGCGCAATCAATCGATGTATTTGAATGGTGTCCCTTTTGCCGAGAGGTACATTCAGCATACCGATAACAACATTCTGGCGGACAACCCTCGAGATAATTTGCATGCCGCGACTGTTCCGCCCAACGCATACTTTGTGCTGGGTGACAATCGTGAGAGCAGCCTGGATAGCAGATTCTGGGGCTATGTCGCCAAAGACAAGGTTCTCGGTAAGGCCGAATCCATATACTTCTCAATAGATCGACCATCACTGACCATCCGTTGGGAGCGATTGGATTTGCCGGTCTGA
- a CDS encoding MFS transporter, with translation MRRLTDGGTLGESRVGADTSTTRPRWGILALLFAISAVTYMDRVNISVTARQMMPAYGLTGQDMGYVFSAFVFGYALCQIPGGRLGDRWGARVVLACALVWWSLCTVLTAVVATLPLATVVGTVGALVIVRFLLGVGESVALPNFNRAVADWMPPGQRGLGIGIAIGGIGIGAAVTPPLASWVMVNYHWQSVFYLSALIGLVVAILWVLCSRDGRSGGSAPAATISTPVPWRHVLRSRSLWWLVASYSCLGYVAYIYMSWFYLYLVNVRGIDLLRGGWLAAGPFLAILLFCPLGGLITDRLVPRLGLRKARLSIGMLGMALAGGLIAVGAWVESQTMAIVCLSLGAGWLYFTVGAYWSVTTDLSKTHAGTLSGVMNTGANVGGVISPSLTPWLADHWGWTASLLVAAVIALCGGLMWMKVDPEEGLRE, from the coding sequence ATGCGCCGGCTGACGGATGGCGGGACACTGGGAGAATCACGAGTGGGGGCTGACACATCGACGACACGGCCGCGCTGGGGCATTCTCGCCCTGTTGTTCGCGATCAGCGCGGTGACCTACATGGACCGGGTCAACATTTCCGTCACCGCCCGGCAGATGATGCCCGCCTACGGGCTCACCGGTCAGGACATGGGCTACGTGTTCTCCGCGTTTGTCTTCGGCTACGCGCTGTGCCAGATCCCAGGCGGCCGCCTGGGCGATCGTTGGGGGGCGCGGGTGGTGTTGGCCTGCGCGTTGGTCTGGTGGTCGCTCTGCACGGTCTTGACCGCCGTGGTCGCCACCCTGCCGCTAGCCACCGTGGTTGGTACTGTCGGAGCGCTGGTCATCGTGCGGTTCCTCCTGGGCGTGGGCGAGTCGGTGGCCCTGCCGAATTTCAATCGCGCCGTGGCCGACTGGATGCCGCCAGGCCAACGTGGGCTCGGCATCGGCATTGCCATCGGCGGCATCGGCATCGGCGCGGCGGTTACGCCTCCCCTCGCCTCCTGGGTCATGGTGAACTATCACTGGCAATCGGTGTTCTATCTTTCGGCTTTGATCGGCCTGGTGGTGGCGATCCTGTGGGTGTTGTGCTCGCGGGATGGGCGGAGCGGAGGCTCAGCACCGGCTGCGACCATCTCCACCCCGGTGCCCTGGCGGCACGTTCTGCGCTCTCGGTCTCTCTGGTGGCTCGTCGCGAGTTATTCGTGTCTCGGCTATGTCGCCTATATCTACATGAGCTGGTTTTATCTCTATCTGGTGAACGTGCGCGGGATTGATCTTTTGCGCGGCGGCTGGCTGGCGGCGGGTCCCTTTCTCGCCATCTTGCTATTTTGCCCGCTTGGCGGATTGATTACGGACAGGCTGGTGCCCCGCCTCGGGTTGCGCAAGGCCCGCCTCTCAATCGGCATGCTCGGCATGGCATTGGCCGGTGGATTGATTGCGGTCGGGGCTTGGGTGGAATCGCAGACCATGGCAATCGTGTGTCTCTCGCTCGGCGCAGGTTGGCTCTATTTCACCGTCGGCGCCTATTGGAGCGTGACGACTGATTTGTCCAAAACCCATGCGGGAACTTTGTCGGGGGTGATGAATACGGGGGCCAATGTGGGCGGCGTGATTTCGCCCAGCCTCACCCCCTGGCTCGCCGACCATTGGGGATGGACGGCATCATTGTTGGTAGCCGCAGTGATTGCACTCTGCGGAGGGCTCATGTGGATGAAGGTAGATCCGGAGGAAGGGCTGAGGGAGTGA